A genomic window from Cupriavidus basilensis includes:
- a CDS encoding tripartite tricarboxylate transporter substrate binding protein, which translates to MLRRLAFALLLCLGLSHGLASALAAPAQDAQRFPVRPITLIVPWPAGGATDISMRVLAELAGRELGQPIVVENKPGAGGTLVGGALAAARPDGYTIGQLPLTVYRFPHQQKTAWQPLRDIQPVLMISGYTFGIVVPADSPFHTLDDLIAWGRAHPGALTVGSTGIGTTAHLAMEDVLGRSGVRYVHVPYRGTADQMLAVANGSLMAGVNSTGFAPFVDSGRMRLLAVFSAQRSARWPEVPTVSELGFDHAIHNSPYGIGVPRGTDPLIVSRLHDAFRSAMYQPRHVAELARYDQELTYLNTARYEAYLQRAWDVERRFAERLGTAQPKEHL; encoded by the coding sequence ATGCTTCGTCGCCTTGCTTTCGCGCTGCTGCTCTGCCTGGGGCTGTCCCATGGGCTGGCCAGTGCGCTGGCCGCGCCGGCGCAGGACGCGCAACGCTTCCCGGTGCGCCCGATCACGTTGATCGTGCCATGGCCGGCGGGCGGTGCCACCGATATCTCGATGCGGGTGCTGGCGGAGCTGGCCGGGCGAGAGCTCGGCCAGCCCATCGTGGTGGAGAACAAGCCAGGCGCCGGCGGCACGCTGGTGGGCGGCGCGCTTGCCGCCGCGCGGCCGGATGGCTACACCATCGGCCAGTTGCCGCTCACGGTCTATCGCTTCCCGCATCAGCAGAAAACCGCGTGGCAGCCGCTGCGCGACATCCAGCCGGTGCTGATGATCTCCGGCTACACCTTCGGCATCGTGGTGCCCGCGGACAGCCCCTTCCATACGCTGGATGACCTGATTGCCTGGGGCCGTGCCCATCCCGGGGCGCTGACGGTGGGTTCCACCGGCATCGGCACCACCGCGCACCTCGCCATGGAGGATGTGCTCGGGCGCAGCGGCGTGCGCTACGTGCACGTGCCTTACCGCGGCACCGCGGACCAGATGCTGGCGGTGGCGAATGGCTCGCTGATGGCGGGCGTGAATTCGACCGGCTTCGCGCCCTTCGTGGACAGCGGGCGGATGCGCCTGCTGGCGGTGTTCAGCGCGCAGCGCTCGGCGCGCTGGCCCGAGGTGCCGACCGTCAGCGAGCTGGGCTTCGACCACGCGATCCACAATTCGCCCTATGGCATCGGCGTGCCGCGCGGCACCGACCCGCTGATCGTCAGCCGCCTGCACGACGCGTTCCGCAGCGCCATGTACCAGCCCCGCCACGTGGCCGAGCTTGCCAGGTACGACCAGGAACTGACCTACCTGAACACCGCCCGGTACGAAGCCTACCTGCAGCGCGCCTGGGACGTGGAGCGGCGCTTCGCCGAGCGGCTGGGCACGGCGCAGCCGAAGGAGCACCTGTGA
- a CDS encoding ABC transporter substrate-binding protein, translating into MTSPATGLRWLAVFAWLAATAHAAEVRVAVVSMAGDARYAPRRMEQRYPGQPQGRPVDGARVAAAESRFALEAAGQVLRLDAQEASSEAEVGPMVAALARQGTRFILLDLPAPAVRLAARAVKPGEALLFNVSAADDELRGAGCAPHLLHTLPSQRMQADALMQYLALRKWRRALLLSGPSPEDAAQRAVLTQAARRFGIAWSAQRAFKLSNDPRERELGNLSLLTTGVDYDVVVVADADGEFARGVPYATQLPRPVVGASGLSAQAWHWAWERNGGPQLNRRFVKAAGRPMTGYDWAAWVAVKAIAESVARQSKGGFAGQAEALVTEAVVVDGFKGPPLSFRRWDRQLRQPVLLAHPDGVVGVAPVEGVLHPKNNLDTLGADAADTACRPGK; encoded by the coding sequence ATGACTAGCCCGGCGACCGGGCTGCGCTGGCTGGCCGTGTTCGCGTGGCTGGCGGCCACCGCGCACGCGGCTGAGGTACGGGTGGCCGTGGTTTCCATGGCCGGGGATGCGCGCTATGCGCCCAGGCGGATGGAGCAGCGTTATCCCGGCCAGCCGCAAGGCCGTCCGGTGGACGGCGCACGCGTGGCAGCGGCGGAATCGCGCTTTGCGCTGGAAGCCGCCGGGCAGGTCTTGCGGCTCGATGCGCAGGAGGCCAGCAGCGAAGCCGAGGTGGGCCCCATGGTGGCCGCGCTGGCGCGCCAGGGCACGCGCTTCATCCTGCTCGACCTGCCGGCTCCGGCGGTCAGGCTGGCGGCGCGCGCGGTCAAGCCCGGCGAAGCGCTGCTGTTCAACGTTTCCGCCGCCGACGATGAACTGCGCGGCGCTGGCTGCGCGCCGCACCTGCTCCACACGCTGCCCAGCCAGCGCATGCAGGCGGATGCGCTAATGCAATACCTGGCGCTGCGCAAATGGCGCCGTGCGCTGTTGCTGAGCGGGCCATCGCCGGAAGACGCGGCGCAGCGCGCCGTGCTCACGCAGGCCGCCCGCCGCTTCGGCATTGCGTGGTCGGCGCAGCGCGCGTTCAAGCTGTCGAACGATCCGCGCGAGCGCGAGCTGGGCAATCTCAGCCTGCTGACCACCGGCGTGGACTACGACGTGGTGGTGGTGGCCGATGCCGATGGGGAGTTCGCACGCGGCGTGCCCTATGCCACCCAGTTGCCGCGCCCGGTGGTGGGTGCCAGCGGGCTGAGCGCCCAGGCCTGGCACTGGGCATGGGAGCGCAACGGCGGGCCGCAGCTGAACCGGCGTTTTGTCAAGGCAGCGGGCCGCCCCATGACCGGCTACGACTGGGCCGCGTGGGTGGCCGTGAAGGCGATTGCCGAAAGCGTGGCGCGGCAGTCCAAGGGCGGCTTTGCCGGGCAGGCCGAGGCGCTGGTCACCGAAGCGGTCGTGGTGGATGGCTTCAAGGGGCCGCCGCTGTCCTTCCGGCGCTGGGACCGCCAGCTGCGCCAGCCGGTCCTGCTGGCGCATCCCGACGGCGTGGTCGGCGTGGCCCCGGTGGAGGGCGTGCTGCATCCGAAGAACAATCTCGACACGCTGGGTGCCGACGCCGCCGACACCGCGTGCCGGCCAGGCAAATAA
- the pqqE gene encoding pyrroloquinoline quinone biosynthesis protein PqqE, whose protein sequence is MPSNAAGWSEPPAAMAPPGPPLWLLAELTYRCPLHCAFCSNPVDYARHDAELDTAQWRDVFTQARALGAVQLGLSGGEPLLRKDLETLVGHAHGLGFYTNLITSGIGLTDARLAALRVAGLDHIQLSFQDSTRELNDFLSSTRTFDLKQRVARLIKAHGYPMVMNCVLHRHNLPHVGAIIEMALEMGAEYLELANTQYYGWAWENRQALMPTHEQLREAEAVVNAYRARIGNRCKILFVVPDYFEQRPKKCMNGWGTTFLGVAPDGVALPCHAARMLPGLDLPNVTTRSLREIWRDSDAFQRFRGTHWLPQPCRSCDSQAQDHGGCRCQAFLLTGDAAAMDPVCDRSGEHGKVMEIVLQGRLAEAQARTREHGMVFRSDGNSLRLSSEAGCAGRKSAK, encoded by the coding sequence ATGCCATCGAACGCGGCTGGCTGGTCTGAGCCGCCAGCAGCCATGGCGCCGCCCGGGCCGCCGCTATGGCTGCTGGCGGAACTGACCTACCGCTGCCCGCTCCATTGCGCCTTCTGCTCAAACCCGGTGGACTATGCCCGGCATGATGCCGAGCTCGACACCGCGCAGTGGCGCGACGTCTTCACCCAGGCGCGCGCACTGGGCGCCGTGCAACTGGGCCTGTCGGGCGGCGAACCCCTGCTGCGAAAAGACCTGGAAACACTGGTCGGACATGCCCACGGGCTGGGCTTCTACACCAACCTCATCACCTCCGGCATCGGCCTCACGGATGCGCGGCTGGCCGCCTTGCGCGTTGCCGGGCTCGACCATATCCAGCTATCGTTCCAGGACTCCACGCGCGAACTCAACGATTTTCTCTCCAGCACCCGCACCTTCGACCTGAAGCAGCGCGTGGCCCGCCTGATCAAGGCGCACGGCTATCCGATGGTGATGAACTGCGTGCTGCACCGGCATAACCTGCCACACGTCGGCGCCATCATCGAGATGGCGCTGGAGATGGGCGCCGAATACCTGGAACTGGCCAACACCCAATACTACGGATGGGCCTGGGAGAACCGGCAGGCGCTGATGCCCACGCATGAGCAACTGCGCGAAGCCGAAGCGGTCGTGAATGCCTACCGCGCACGCATCGGCAACCGGTGCAAGATCCTGTTCGTGGTGCCCGATTACTTCGAGCAACGGCCCAAGAAATGCATGAACGGGTGGGGCACCACCTTCCTTGGCGTGGCGCCCGACGGCGTCGCGCTGCCCTGCCACGCGGCCCGCATGCTGCCCGGGCTCGACCTGCCGAACGTCACCACGCGATCGCTGCGTGAAATATGGCGCGACAGCGACGCCTTCCAGCGTTTTCGCGGCACGCACTGGCTGCCGCAGCCTTGCCGATCCTGCGACTCGCAGGCGCAGGACCATGGCGGGTGCCGCTGTCAGGCGTTCCTGCTGACCGGCGATGCCGCCGCCATGGATCCGGTTTGCGATCGGTCGGGAGAACATGGGAAGGTCATGGAGATCGTGCTACAGGGCAGGCTCGCCGAGGCGCAGGCGCGCACACGGGAGCACGGGATGGTCTTCCGCAGCGATGGGAATTCGCTCAGGCTGAGCAGCGAAGCTGGCTGCGCCGGCAGAAAAAGCGCCAAATAG
- a CDS encoding quinoprotein dehydrogenase-associated SoxYZ-like carrier: protein MPLAACLALAAAGAWASESRDPLQSPQWPLVRKEALQQAPFVFDSRVKVTGPAFAEDPMRVPIAFDASALGEVDRVVVMVDRNPIRKVLEFEPLKVRPSLSLRFKLEQASPVRVAARTPDGVWHVGGVMVDASGGGCTVPGATRRDGSWSTTLNRVESRVFPGLGGAGARVRLRVMHPMDTGLVAGIPAFHVESLNLLDATRQAMLRLTLYEPVAENPIFSFDLRGAIERGMTVTGRDNNGNRFAAQVTP from the coding sequence ATGCCGCTGGCAGCTTGCCTGGCGTTGGCCGCGGCGGGCGCGTGGGCATCTGAGAGCCGCGATCCGTTGCAGTCGCCGCAATGGCCGCTGGTGCGCAAGGAAGCGCTGCAGCAGGCGCCGTTCGTGTTCGACAGCCGCGTCAAGGTCACCGGGCCGGCCTTTGCCGAAGATCCGATGCGGGTGCCGATCGCCTTCGATGCATCGGCGCTCGGCGAGGTGGATCGCGTCGTGGTGATGGTGGACCGCAACCCGATCCGCAAGGTGCTGGAGTTCGAGCCGCTCAAGGTGCGTCCCTCGCTGTCGTTGCGCTTCAAGCTGGAGCAGGCCTCGCCGGTGCGCGTGGCAGCCCGCACGCCGGACGGCGTGTGGCATGTGGGCGGGGTGATGGTGGATGCCAGCGGCGGCGGCTGCACGGTGCCGGGCGCGACCCGCCGTGATGGCTCATGGAGCACCACGCTGAACCGGGTCGAGTCGCGCGTGTTTCCCGGCCTCGGCGGCGCGGGTGCCCGGGTGCGCCTACGCGTGATGCACCCGATGGACACCGGGCTGGTGGCCGGCATCCCCGCCTTCCATGTGGAGTCGCTGAACCTGCTCGACGCCACGCGGCAAGCGATGCTGCGGCTGACGCTATACGAACCGGTCGCTGAAAACCCGATCTTCTCCTTCGATCTGCGCGGGGCCATCGAGCGCGGCATGACGGTGACCGGACGCGATAACAACGGCAACCGGTTTGCGGCGCAGGTGACGCCATGA
- a CDS encoding response regulator transcription factor: protein MKTIEVVLADDHAVVRTGYRRLLELEQGVRVVAEFGDSDAAYAWLTQHRADVLILDLSMPGRGGMEVLQRLGARVPALRILVFSMHDSAAIVSQAMRAGAAGYLTKSSAPQALVDAVRKVADGRQALSDDVAGLVDAGSQLPPHLALSPREFDLFRLFARGTAIEEVAAQLYLSTKTVANYQTLIRKKMGLANRVEMHRYAMEHGFG, encoded by the coding sequence ATGAAAACGATCGAGGTAGTCCTTGCCGATGATCACGCGGTAGTGCGCACCGGATACCGGCGGCTGCTCGAACTCGAGCAAGGGGTGCGCGTCGTGGCCGAGTTCGGCGATAGCGATGCCGCCTACGCGTGGCTGACGCAGCATCGCGCCGACGTGCTGATCCTGGACTTGTCGATGCCCGGGCGCGGCGGCATGGAAGTGCTGCAGCGCCTCGGCGCGCGGGTGCCCGCATTGCGGATCCTGGTGTTCAGCATGCACGACAGCGCCGCCATCGTTAGCCAGGCTATGCGGGCCGGCGCCGCCGGCTACCTGACCAAGAGCAGCGCGCCGCAGGCCCTGGTGGATGCGGTGCGCAAGGTGGCCGACGGGCGGCAGGCGCTGTCCGACGATGTCGCGGGCCTGGTCGATGCCGGCAGCCAGCTGCCGCCCCACCTGGCCTTGTCGCCGCGCGAGTTCGACCTGTTCCGCCTGTTTGCGCGCGGCACGGCGATCGAGGAAGTGGCCGCGCAGCTCTACCTCAGCACCAAGACGGTGGCGAACTACCAGACGCTGATCCGCAAGAAGATGGGCCTGGCCAACCGGGTCGAAATGCATCGCTATGCGATGGAGCACGGCTTTGGCTGA
- a CDS encoding c-type cytochrome yields the protein MMLCAARVEAAPDMQALADKSGCFSCHGMKTKVVGPGFVEVAGKYKGDGEAPERLAKKIREGGKGVWGRIPMPPHDNLSETDARKLAEWVLSIG from the coding sequence ATGATGCTGTGTGCCGCCCGTGTCGAAGCGGCGCCCGATATGCAGGCGCTGGCTGACAAGAGCGGCTGCTTTTCTTGTCATGGCATGAAGACCAAGGTAGTCGGGCCAGGCTTTGTCGAGGTGGCGGGCAAGTACAAGGGCGACGGGGAAGCACCCGAGCGGCTCGCGAAAAAGATCCGTGAGGGCGGGAAAGGCGTTTGGGGACGGATTCCCATGCCGCCACACGACAATCTCAGCGAGACGGATGCCAGGAAGCTGGCAGAGTGGGTTCTGAGTATCGGGTGA
- a CDS encoding PQQ-dependent catabolism-associated beta-propeller protein: MNKPPTLGFIACATVAAMLLLIAAGVAGAAESRNATGQVFVSSEKDDAVAAYSAASRQLIAVWRQCKRPRHLQLSPDRRRLYVACSDDSRVDVVDVASRKTVASLPVGDDPELFDLSPDGRTLYVSNEEDGLLSAYDIASGKKVFAIKVGEEPEGVKASPDGKRVYVTSEVANLVHVIDVASRKLVRNIQVGNRPRRLLLAMDGKELWVTNELAASVSVIRTDTLEVVQTIAFAPKGLRAEDVTPVGLVASSDGKRAYIGLGRANHVAVVDVASRRVLDYVLVGRRAWGLALTRDNALLYVANGLSDDVSVVDTASNKAVTTLKAGRVPHSVAIDD; the protein is encoded by the coding sequence ATGAACAAGCCGCCCACCCTTGGCTTTATCGCCTGCGCCACCGTGGCCGCCATGCTGCTGCTGATTGCCGCCGGCGTGGCCGGTGCTGCCGAAAGCCGCAATGCCACCGGGCAGGTCTTCGTCTCCAGCGAGAAAGACGATGCCGTGGCCGCCTATAGCGCCGCCAGCAGGCAACTGATCGCCGTCTGGCGGCAATGCAAGCGCCCGCGCCACCTGCAGCTGTCGCCGGACCGGCGGCGCCTTTATGTGGCCTGCAGCGACGATAGCCGGGTGGACGTGGTCGACGTGGCGAGCCGCAAGACCGTGGCCTCGCTGCCGGTCGGCGACGATCCGGAACTGTTCGACCTCAGTCCCGACGGCCGCACGCTCTACGTCTCCAACGAGGAGGATGGACTGCTGTCGGCCTACGACATCGCGTCCGGCAAGAAGGTGTTTGCCATCAAGGTGGGCGAAGAGCCAGAGGGCGTGAAGGCCAGCCCGGACGGCAAGCGGGTGTACGTCACCTCGGAAGTGGCCAATCTGGTCCACGTGATCGACGTGGCGTCGCGCAAGCTGGTCAGGAATATCCAGGTCGGCAACCGCCCGCGCCGCCTGCTGCTCGCCATGGACGGCAAGGAGCTGTGGGTGACCAACGAACTGGCCGCCAGTGTGAGCGTGATCCGCACCGATACGCTGGAGGTGGTGCAGACCATCGCTTTCGCGCCCAAGGGCTTGCGTGCCGAGGACGTGACCCCGGTCGGGCTGGTCGCCAGCAGCGATGGCAAGCGCGCCTATATCGGGCTGGGCCGCGCCAATCACGTGGCCGTGGTCGATGTGGCGTCGCGCCGGGTGCTGGACTACGTGCTGGTGGGCCGCCGCGCATGGGGCCTGGCGCTGACGCGCGATAACGCCTTGCTCTACGTGGCCAACGGGCTCTCGGATGACGTCAGCGTGGTCGACACCGCAAGCAACAAGGCCGTGACCACGCTCAAGGCGGGCAGGGTGCCGCATTCGGTGGCGATCGATGACTAG
- a CDS encoding PQQ-dependent methanol/ethanol family dehydrogenase encodes MRTLRVMMVLAATTASLVAQAAVTDAMIENDAKSPGDVLSWGMGPQGQRFSTLNRINTKNISQLVPAWSFSFGGEKQRGQEAQPLIHDGKMFVTASYSRIYALDLKTGTKLWKYEHRLPEGIMPCCDVVNRGAALYDNLVIFGTLDAQLVALDQKTGKVVWKEKIEDYAAGYSYTAAPLIVKGMVLTGISGGEFGVVGRVEARDAKTGQMVWSRPVVEGHMGYKYDKDGNKTENGVTGTQNASWPGETWKTGGAATWLGGTYDPQTGLAYFGTGNPGPWNSHMRKGDNLYSASTVALDPATGKIVWHYQNTPNDGWDFDGVNEFVTFDQDGKRLGGKADRNGFFYVNDATSGKLVNAFPFVKKITWASSIDLKTGRPNMIAESRPGDPAAGGDPKKGQSVFAAPGFLGGKNQQPMAYSPQTGLFYVPANEWGMDIWNEPVGYKKGAAFLGAGFTIHPLNEDYIGSLRAINPKTGKIEWEVKNYAPLWGGVMTTAGGLVFWGTPEGYLKAADAKTGKELWKFQTGSGVVAPPVTWEEGGEQYVAVVSGWGGAVPLWGGEVAKRVNFLEQGGSVWVFKLHKS; translated from the coding sequence ATGAGGACGTTACGCGTGATGATGGTGCTCGCGGCGACAACCGCGAGCCTGGTGGCGCAGGCCGCGGTGACCGATGCCATGATCGAGAACGACGCGAAGTCGCCGGGCGACGTGCTGTCGTGGGGGATGGGCCCGCAAGGCCAGCGCTTTTCCACGCTGAACCGCATCAACACCAAGAACATCAGCCAGCTGGTGCCGGCGTGGTCGTTCTCTTTCGGCGGCGAGAAGCAGCGCGGGCAGGAAGCGCAGCCGTTGATCCACGACGGCAAGATGTTCGTGACCGCCTCCTATTCCCGCATCTACGCGCTCGACCTGAAGACAGGCACCAAGCTGTGGAAATATGAGCACCGCCTGCCCGAAGGCATCATGCCCTGCTGCGACGTGGTCAACCGTGGCGCGGCCCTGTACGACAACCTGGTGATCTTCGGCACGCTCGATGCGCAACTGGTGGCGCTGGACCAGAAGACCGGCAAGGTGGTGTGGAAGGAGAAGATCGAAGACTATGCTGCCGGATACTCTTACACGGCGGCCCCCCTGATCGTCAAAGGCATGGTGCTGACCGGCATCTCGGGCGGCGAGTTCGGCGTGGTGGGACGGGTCGAGGCACGCGACGCCAAGACCGGGCAGATGGTGTGGTCCAGGCCAGTGGTGGAAGGCCATATGGGCTACAAGTATGACAAGGACGGCAACAAGACCGAGAACGGTGTGACCGGCACCCAGAACGCCAGCTGGCCCGGCGAGACCTGGAAGACCGGCGGCGCGGCCACCTGGCTTGGCGGCACCTACGATCCGCAGACCGGCCTTGCCTACTTCGGCACCGGCAACCCGGGGCCGTGGAACAGCCACATGCGCAAGGGCGACAACCTGTATTCGGCCTCGACCGTGGCGCTCGACCCCGCCACCGGCAAGATCGTATGGCATTACCAGAACACGCCTAACGATGGCTGGGATTTCGACGGCGTCAATGAGTTCGTGACCTTCGACCAGGATGGGAAGCGCCTGGGCGGCAAGGCCGACCGCAATGGCTTCTTTTACGTCAACGACGCCACCAGCGGCAAGCTGGTGAACGCCTTTCCCTTCGTCAAGAAGATCACCTGGGCCAGCAGCATCGACCTCAAGACCGGACGACCCAACATGATCGCGGAAAGCCGGCCGGGCGACCCGGCGGCGGGCGGCGATCCGAAGAAGGGCCAGTCCGTGTTCGCCGCGCCGGGCTTCCTCGGCGGCAAGAACCAGCAGCCGATGGCCTACAGCCCGCAGACCGGCCTGTTCTATGTGCCGGCCAATGAATGGGGCATGGATATCTGGAACGAACCCGTGGGCTACAAGAAGGGCGCCGCGTTCCTCGGCGCCGGCTTCACCATCCATCCGCTCAACGAGGACTACATCGGCTCGCTGCGCGCGATCAACCCCAAGACCGGCAAGATCGAGTGGGAAGTCAAGAACTACGCGCCGCTGTGGGGCGGGGTGATGACCACCGCCGGCGGGCTGGTGTTCTGGGGCACGCCGGAGGGCTACCTGAAGGCCGCGGATGCCAAGACCGGCAAGGAACTGTGGAAGTTCCAGACGGGCAGCGGCGTGGTGGCGCCGCCGGTTACCTGGGAGGAGGGCGGCGAGCAGTATGTGGCGGTGGTGTCGGGCTGGGGCGGCGCCGTGCCGCTGTGGGGCGGGGAAGTGGCCAAGCGCGTGAATTTCCTGGAGCAGGGCGGATCGGTGTGGGTGTTCAAGCTGCACAAGAGCTGA
- a CDS encoding ABC transporter ATP-binding protein — protein sequence MAPESPLALRCEAVRKRFGNQHALDGVSLDVRRGEFVALLGPNGAGKTTLFQILSGLFAADAGRVTVMGVDMRRHPVRALARLGIVFQQPAIDLDLSVLSNLHFHAGLHGLSRRVAAGRIARLLEDFGLAERAAAAVRELSGGNRRKVELARALLHEPAVLLMDEPTVGLDPASRAQLVADARRLAAQAQAGVLWATHLVQEVEQADRVIVLHRGAVRFDGTPAALRGATERDSLEQALLALTAFPASPIRAAERATERVPA from the coding sequence ATGGCCCCGGAATCCCCACTGGCACTGCGCTGTGAGGCGGTGCGCAAGCGCTTTGGCAACCAGCATGCGCTGGACGGCGTTTCGCTCGACGTGCGGCGCGGCGAATTCGTGGCGCTGCTGGGCCCCAACGGCGCAGGCAAGACCACGCTGTTCCAGATCCTCAGCGGCTTGTTCGCGGCCGACGCGGGGCGGGTCACGGTCATGGGGGTGGATATGCGGCGCCACCCGGTGCGCGCGCTGGCCCGGCTCGGCATCGTGTTCCAGCAGCCTGCCATCGACCTGGACTTGTCGGTCTTGTCCAACCTGCATTTCCATGCCGGCCTGCACGGGCTGTCGCGCCGCGTTGCCGCCGGGCGGATTGCCCGGCTGCTGGAGGATTTCGGCCTGGCCGAACGGGCCGCGGCGGCCGTGCGCGAGCTCTCGGGCGGCAACCGGCGCAAGGTGGAGCTGGCGCGCGCGCTGTTGCACGAGCCTGCCGTGCTGCTGATGGACGAGCCCACGGTCGGGCTCGATCCGGCCTCGCGCGCGCAGCTCGTTGCCGATGCGCGCCGGCTTGCCGCGCAGGCGCAGGCCGGCGTGCTGTGGGCCACGCACCTGGTGCAGGAGGTGGAGCAGGCGGACCGCGTGATCGTGTTGCATCGCGGCGCGGTGCGCTTCGATGGCACCCCGGCCGCGCTGCGCGGCGCAACCGAGCGCGACAGCCTGGAGCAGGCCCTCCTGGCCCTGACTGCCTTCCCCGCATCGCCAATCCGTGCCGCCGAGCGAGCCACCGAGCGCGTCCCCGCATGA
- a CDS encoding quinoprotein relay system zinc metallohydrolase 1: MKRVLGILLWLAAQAALAQAGDAGDYRLAPRQVAADVWLLEGANADFAPDNGCNIINTAFIDTGDGVVVINTGPSRQYGEQQRRAIASVTAAPVRLVFNLNLHPDYFFGNQAYADVGASALAGTIDGARREGPAYADNLYRLCGNWMRDTEPAPPRHVLTPGRRTIGRHTFDLVRMDGHTADDLVIVDRSAGIVFAGGVAFRERVPTTPHADLKRWLASLDQLQALLRDSGARLLIPSHGPALGSADAIAQTRGYLQWLDARMTQAASQGRDLAEVIAMPVPQAYAHWGAMPAEYLRNVTHLYPAYEDAALGR; encoded by the coding sequence ATGAAGCGCGTGCTCGGCATCCTGCTATGGCTGGCAGCGCAGGCGGCGCTGGCGCAGGCAGGGGACGCAGGGGACTATCGCCTGGCGCCGCGCCAGGTGGCCGCCGACGTGTGGCTGCTGGAAGGGGCGAACGCGGATTTCGCGCCGGACAACGGCTGCAACATCATCAACACCGCCTTTATCGACACGGGTGATGGCGTGGTGGTGATCAATACCGGGCCATCGCGCCAATATGGCGAGCAGCAGCGCCGCGCCATTGCTTCGGTCACGGCGGCGCCGGTACGGCTGGTGTTCAATCTCAACCTGCATCCGGACTACTTCTTCGGCAACCAGGCCTATGCCGACGTGGGCGCCAGCGCGCTGGCCGGCACCATCGACGGCGCCCGGCGCGAAGGGCCTGCCTATGCCGACAACCTCTATCGCCTGTGCGGCAACTGGATGCGCGACACCGAACCGGCGCCGCCGCGCCACGTGCTGACCCCGGGCCGGCGCACGATCGGCAGGCACACCTTTGATCTGGTCCGGATGGACGGCCACACCGCCGACGACCTGGTGATCGTGGACCGCAGCGCCGGCATTGTGTTCGCGGGCGGTGTGGCGTTCCGCGAGCGCGTGCCGACCACGCCCCACGCGGATCTCAAGCGCTGGCTGGCCAGCCTGGACCAATTGCAGGCGCTGCTGCGCGACAGCGGCGCGCGGCTGCTGATCCCCAGCCACGGGCCGGCGCTCGGCAGCGCGGATGCCATCGCGCAGACACGCGGCTACCTGCAGTGGCTGGATGCCCGCATGACCCAGGCGGCATCCCAGGGGCGCGACCTGGCCGAGGTGATCGCCATGCCGGTGCCGCAGGCATATGCCCACTGGGGCGCCATGCCGGCGGAGTACTTGCGCAATGTGACGCACCTCTACCCGGCGTATGAGGACGCCGCGCTGGGACGCTGA
- a CDS encoding ABC transporter permease, whose amino-acid sequence MTTTLIHAWRALRAVAGRELHKFFRQPGRLFSSLVRPLLWLLVFAAGFQNALGVAIVPPYDTYVEYKVFVTPGLLGMIALFNGMQSSLAMVYDREMGVMRLLLTAPLPRAWLLACKLAAGTLLSLLQMLAFLLVAMAFDVTFAPACLPGALAVMVLAALMLGALGLLLSVHVRQLENFAGTMNFVIFPMFFISSALYPLWKLEESGATVVYQLARFNPFTHAVEAIRFALYGQAAPVSLAVVAGCTAVFFALALLGYDPQRGVARRVRQAGGAA is encoded by the coding sequence ATGACTACCACCCTGATCCACGCCTGGCGCGCCTTGCGCGCGGTGGCCGGGCGCGAACTGCACAAGTTCTTCCGGCAGCCCGGGCGGTTGTTCTCGTCGCTGGTGCGGCCGCTGCTGTGGCTGCTGGTCTTCGCGGCCGGCTTCCAGAACGCGCTCGGCGTTGCCATCGTGCCGCCCTATGACACCTATGTCGAATACAAGGTCTTTGTCACGCCCGGCCTGCTCGGCATGATCGCGCTGTTCAACGGCATGCAGTCCTCGCTGGCGATGGTGTACGACCGTGAGATGGGCGTGATGCGCTTGCTGCTGACCGCGCCGCTGCCCAGGGCCTGGCTGCTGGCCTGCAAGCTGGCCGCCGGCACCTTGCTTTCCTTGCTGCAGATGCTCGCCTTCCTGCTTGTCGCCATGGCCTTCGACGTGACGTTCGCGCCGGCGTGCCTGCCCGGCGCGCTGGCCGTGATGGTGCTGGCCGCGCTGATGCTGGGGGCGTTGGGCTTGCTGCTGTCGGTGCATGTGCGGCAGCTGGAGAACTTCGCCGGCACCATGAACTTCGTGATCTTCCCGATGTTCTTCATCAGCTCGGCGCTGTATCCGCTCTGGAAGCTGGAGGAGTCCGGCGCCACCGTGGTCTACCAGCTCGCGCGCTTCAATCCCTTCACCCATGCCGTGGAAGCGATCCGCTTCGCCCTGTACGGGCAGGCCGCGCCAGTCAGCCTCGCGGTGGTGGCCGGTTGCACGGCAGTGTTTTTCGCCTTGGCGCTGCTCGGCTACGACCCGCAGCGCGGGGTGGCGCGCCGCGTGCGCCAGGCCGGGGGGGCGGCATGA